TCTTATGATCTTTGTGTCTATTGGTGGTTTGATTTTCCAAATATCTCAAAACTCTAGTGATAGCACAAGCTCAAGCAAGACATCAAAAGTTGCTGATAAAGATGATGATGACAAAAAAATGATGACAGCGATTCAAAATCAGACTCAAAAGGTGATAGCACTGACGTCAACGATTACATTGACAAAAATGCTAAACTTGACTGGAATGAATCTAAATTCAAGAAGTTGAAAGTTGGAAAAGACTCTGCTAAGTCAATTATGAAGACTTACTGTAAAGCATCAGATGCTCAAATGTCAGGTGATGACTTGAACATGACTTATTCTGGCAAAGACTATAGCAAAAGTGTCTACCTAACCTTTAAGAAACAGTATGATGGTACCTTTATCTTGTCACATGCTTCAGGAAACTTCCCTACAGATGCTGTACAAACTGATGACTCTTACAAATCTGACTGGACGAAAGAACAGTTTGATGCTCTTAATAAGGGAGATTACAGCAACCCATCAAACGGAACAAAACTCGAAGGTATCCTTAAGGATCACCCTAAAGCTTCAGACGCTGATTACACCATCTCAACAGTTCGTGAAGGTGAGTTCAAGAAAGAATTGACCGTTTTTTATAACGACTTTAAATCTGAAGATGGTAAACTTAAGACTGTTTACTTGTTATTTGACACTACAGAAGATGGTGATACATTTTGACCTTTAAGTCTAAAGATGGTGTTTACATCCTAGCGCATGCTTCCGCAGACTTCGGCTATGATAAGGTTAAGGAAGTTAGTGACTATCAAAGCGACTGGACAAAAGAGGATTTTGATAAGTTAACTGTTGGTACTCAAGCAGATTTGCTTAAGGGAACACGTCTTTCAGATGTTGTCTCAAACCACTCTGAGGCCAGCTTTAGTACGCATGAGCTGACTCAGACTAATGAAGGAGACCTCACACAAAAAGTATCGCTTAGTTTCTACGATTATAGTCCAGACAGTGGTAAACTTAAGACGGTTCACCTAACTTTTGACTATGATAAACGTGAAAACGAGTACTTCTTAACAGACAAATTAGGCGAATAAGACTACTTTTTAGTAATTCAAGCTCAGGGTTGCCTGGGCTTTTTACTATCAACAAAAGAGGATAAAATCTGGTATAATAAAACTGATTGATTTTTCAAGAAAGAAGTGTCACATATGAACATACAACAACTACGTTATGTCGTAGCCATTGCCAACAGCGGAACCTTTCGTGAGGCGGCCAGCAAGCTCTTTGTGAGTCAGCCTAGTCTATCAGTGGCTATCAAGGATTTGGAGCAGGAGTTAAATTTTAAAATTTTCACCCGTACAACGACGGGGGCAGTCTTGACCAGTCAGGGCATGACCTTTTATGAACGCGCGCTTGAGGTGGTTCGAAGTTTTGATAGTTTTGAAAATCGCTATCTTAATGCTTCTGAGAAGGGCAACCAGTTTTCGATTTCCAGTCAGCACTATGATTTTTTGCCACCTTTGATTACAACTTTTTCGGAACGTTACCCTGATTACAAGGATTTCCGTATCTTTGAGTCTACGACCATTCAAATTTTGGATGAAGTAGCCAAGGGGAATAGTGAGATTGGAATTATCTATCTGAATCGTCAAAATAGTAAGGGCATCCAACAAAATATGGATAAACTTGGGCTTGAGTCTATTGATTTAATTCCATTTAAGACTCATATTTATCTTCGTAAGGGCCATCCACTGGCTCATAA
This region of Streptococcus thermophilus genomic DNA includes:
- a CDS encoding LysR family transcriptional regulator → MNIQQLRYVVAIANSGTFREAASKLFVSQPSLSVAIKDLEQELNFKIFTRTTTGAVLTSQGMTFYERALEVVRSFDSFENRYLNASEKGNQFSISSQHYDFLPPLITTFSERYPDYKDFRIFESTTIQILDEVAKGNSEIGIIYLNRQNSKGIQQNMDKLGLESIDLIPFKTHIYLRKGHPLAHKESLVMEDLAHLPTVRFTQEKDEYLYYSENFVDTSDSSLMFNVTDRATLNGILERTDAYATGSGFLDAQSVNGITVIPLEDNLDNKMVYVRRKGINLSSCALKFVNVMFDYFDTYKP